A genomic segment from Methanothrix sp. encodes:
- a CDS encoding DNA-directed RNA polymerase subunit B'': MLDRSVLYRAYFTKDKLVHHHINSFNEFIDRGLQKVIDEVRIIETNIENTYVKLGKIRVERPVVMEADGSVERLYPNDARLRNLTYASPIKLEMSIVDRGEEKEPVEAMIGMLPIMVMSKVCNLCGMSEEEMISYGEDPLDPGGYFIVNGSERVIMTLEDLAPNKILVEYNQRYDEFIEVAKVFSQRQGYRSLVIVERGKRSILEVSFPSVAGRINFVTLVRALGLETDMDIVKAVSDNPEIMKFMLENLEEAEVSTTEEALEKIGHRVAAGQAKEYQKKRAAYVLDRYLLPHIGVEEKDRYAKALFLSRMAEACFELALGKRGEDDKDHYANKRLKLSGDLMEDLFRVAFNRLTRDIKYQLERASMRNRELNVITTVRADVLTERMIHPLATGNWVGGRTGVSQLLDRTDYMATLSHLRRVISPLSRSQPHFEARDLHATQWGRICPSETPEGPNCGLVKNFAQGVELSKGVEDYEEVKTMLINLGVRPVGGYGG; encoded by the coding sequence TTGCTGGACAGAAGCGTTCTTTACAGGGCCTATTTTACCAAGGACAAGCTGGTACACCACCACATAAACTCATTCAATGAATTCATAGACAGAGGTCTGCAGAAGGTGATAGATGAGGTCAGGATAATAGAGACGAACATCGAGAACACCTACGTCAAGCTCGGCAAGATCAGGGTGGAGCGGCCTGTAGTTATGGAAGCAGACGGGTCTGTCGAGAGGCTCTACCCGAACGATGCCCGTCTCAGAAACCTGACCTACGCATCGCCCATCAAGCTGGAGATGTCAATCGTCGACAGGGGAGAGGAGAAGGAGCCGGTCGAGGCGATGATCGGCATGCTCCCGATCATGGTGATGTCCAAGGTCTGCAACCTCTGCGGAATGAGCGAGGAGGAGATGATCTCCTACGGAGAGGACCCGCTCGATCCCGGAGGATACTTCATCGTGAACGGATCCGAGCGCGTTATAATGACGCTCGAGGATCTGGCGCCGAACAAGATACTCGTCGAGTACAACCAGAGATACGACGAGTTCATAGAGGTCGCGAAGGTCTTCAGCCAGAGGCAGGGCTACAGGTCTCTTGTCATAGTGGAGCGCGGCAAGCGATCGATACTTGAGGTCTCCTTCCCATCTGTCGCTGGAAGAATAAACTTCGTGACCCTTGTCAGAGCGCTCGGACTCGAGACTGATATGGATATAGTGAAGGCTGTATCCGATAATCCGGAGATCATGAAGTTCATGCTGGAGAACCTCGAGGAGGCTGAGGTCTCCACGACAGAGGAGGCTCTGGAGAAGATAGGCCACAGGGTCGCGGCCGGCCAGGCGAAGGAGTACCAGAAGAAGCGCGCCGCGTATGTCCTGGACAGATACCTGCTTCCGCACATAGGCGTCGAGGAGAAGGACAGGTACGCTAAGGCTCTCTTCCTCTCGAGGATGGCCGAGGCGTGCTTCGAGCTCGCGCTCGGAAAGAGAGGGGAGGACGACAAGGATCACTACGCAAACAAGAGGCTGAAGCTCTCAGGAGATCTGATGGAGGATCTCTTCCGGGTAGCATTCAACAGGCTAACCAGGGATATCAAGTACCAGCTCGAGCGCGCCAGCATGCGGAACCGGGAGCTGAATGTCATAACCACAGTGAGAGCCGATGTTCTTACAGAGAGAATGATACATCCTCTTGCAACAGGCAACTGGGTTGGTGGCAGGACCGGCGTGTCACAGCTTTTGGACCGGACCGACTACATGGCGACACTGAGCCATCTCAGGAGGGTCATATCGCCGCTCTCGAGATCGCAGCCGCACTTCGAGGCCAGGGATCTCCATGCGACTCAGTGGGGCAGGATATGCCCGAGCGAGACGCCGGAGGGCCCAAACTGCGGTCTGGTCAAGAACTTCGCCCAGGGCGTGGAGCTCTCAAAGGGCGTTGAGGATTATGAGGAGGTCAAGACCATGCTGATCAATCTCGGTGTGAGGCCGGTAGGTGGTTATGGTGGCTGA
- a CDS encoding DNA-directed RNA polymerase subunit H, whose translation MKRFAVQDHELVPEHILLTPEEAQQVLMQYGVEARHLPKIHVTDPVAREIGAKVGDIIKIKRKSPTAKESIFYRLVID comes from the coding sequence ATGAAGAGGTTTGCCGTACAGGATCATGAGCTGGTACCGGAACACATCCTCCTCACTCCAGAGGAGGCACAGCAGGTCCTGATGCAGTACGGTGTCGAGGCGCGCCACCTGCCGAAGATCCACGTCACGGATCCAGTGGCCAGGGAGATAGGCGCCAAGGTAGGGGATATAATAAAGATAAAGCGCAAGAGCCCCACGGCAAAGGAGTCGATATTTTACAGGCTCGTTATCGATTGA
- a CDS encoding isocitrate/isopropylmalate dehydrogenase family protein gives MIYKVPVIPGDGIGPEIIAEGKKVLEAAAEKHGFGIEWIEYPLGADHYLRTGELVSEETLKELGRYRAIYLGAIGDPRVKPGVLEKGILLAMRFYFDQYINLRPVKLLEGVWTPLRDKGPKDIDFVVVRENTEDFYIGQGGRARSGRSRADLEVKRALYNVKFGLDIDSDSDEIAYQIGMVSREGCTRVIKYAFDLAMQRRKHVSSVDKANVLSDIYGFWREIFEDVRKGYPEVTTDFNFVDAITMWFVKNPEWFDVVVAPNMFGDIITDLGAMIQGGLGLAPGANLNPEGTSMFEPIHGSAPKYRGMNKINPIATIWAGAMLLEHLGEKQAARDIVKAIELNLREGKVRTYDLGGSSTTSDVGDEVARLVRSV, from the coding sequence ATGATTTACAAGGTACCTGTCATACCAGGCGACGGCATAGGGCCGGAGATCATAGCTGAGGGCAAGAAGGTGCTGGAGGCTGCTGCTGAAAAGCACGGCTTCGGCATCGAGTGGATCGAGTATCCACTGGGCGCGGATCACTACCTCAGGACAGGGGAGCTCGTGAGCGAGGAGACGCTGAAGGAGCTCGGGCGTTACAGAGCGATATACCTCGGGGCCATAGGCGATCCGCGAGTGAAGCCGGGGGTTCTTGAGAAGGGCATCCTCCTGGCGATGAGGTTCTACTTCGACCAGTACATAAACCTCAGGCCCGTCAAGCTCCTGGAGGGGGTATGGACACCGCTCAGGGACAAGGGCCCGAAGGACATAGACTTTGTTGTGGTGAGGGAGAACACGGAGGACTTCTACATAGGCCAGGGCGGGAGGGCCAGATCCGGCAGGAGCCGCGCAGATCTCGAGGTGAAGAGAGCGCTCTACAACGTTAAGTTCGGACTCGATATAGATTCTGACAGCGATGAGATCGCATACCAGATAGGCATGGTCTCGAGGGAGGGATGCACCAGGGTGATAAAGTACGCATTCGATCTCGCCATGCAGAGGAGAAAGCATGTCTCGAGCGTGGACAAGGCGAACGTTCTGAGCGATATCTACGGCTTCTGGCGAGAGATCTTCGAGGACGTCAGAAAGGGATACCCTGAGGTCACCACAGACTTCAACTTCGTCGATGCGATAACGATGTGGTTCGTCAAGAATCCGGAGTGGTTCGATGTTGTTGTCGCGCCAAACATGTTCGGGGATATCATCACAGACCTGGGAGCGATGATACAGGGCGGCCTAGGGCTCGCGCCCGGAGCAAACCTGAACCCAGAGGGGACGAGCATGTTCGAGCCGATACACGGGAGCGCTCCGAAGTACAGGGGCATGAACAAGATCAACCCGATCGCAACGATATGGGCTGGTGCGATGCTCCTTGAACACCTGGGCGAGAAGCAGGCGGCCAGAGACATAGTAAAAGCCATAGAGCTCAACCTGCGTGAGGGGAAGGTGAGAACCTACGACCTCGGCGGCAGCTCCACCACATCTGATGTAGGGGATGAGGTAGCCAGGCTTGTCAGGAGCGTATAA
- a CDS encoding 3-isopropylmalate dehydratase small subunit, translating to MLARAWKFGNDIDTDVIIPGRYLVINDPEELAKHLFEGIRPEFAESVRPGDVIVAGTNFGCGSSREHAPLAIKASGVEAVVARSFARIFFRNSINIGLPLLICADAERIDDGDSVVVDISNGVVNNISKKESYKTTPLPPFLQEIVRSGGLLNYTKRQVVRA from the coding sequence ATTTTGGCACGAGCCTGGAAGTTCGGAAACGATATCGACACGGATGTGATCATCCCTGGGCGGTATCTTGTGATAAATGATCCAGAGGAGCTGGCCAAGCACCTCTTTGAGGGGATCAGGCCGGAGTTCGCGGAGAGCGTTCGACCTGGAGACGTCATAGTCGCTGGAACAAACTTCGGGTGCGGTTCATCCAGAGAGCATGCTCCGCTCGCCATCAAGGCATCCGGGGTGGAGGCGGTCGTTGCAAGGTCCTTTGCAAGGATCTTCTTCAGGAACTCGATAAACATAGGACTGCCTCTGCTCATCTGCGCGGATGCTGAGAGGATAGATGACGGCGACTCTGTGGTGGTGGATATCTCGAACGGCGTTGTTAACAACATCTCCAAGAAAGAGTCCTATAAGACAACACCGCTGCCCCCGTTCCTCCAGGAGATAGTAAGATCGGGAGGCCTTTTGAACTACACGAAGAGACAGGTGGTGAGAGCATGA
- a CDS encoding histone family protein, whose product MYASKRARNANRGSFRQHRNSCLGSRGGSRMAVLPVAPVARLIRMAGAKRVSEDASIELAAILENYGIEIAKEAIDWANHAKRKTVRAEDIKEAAKRVRPVKQGE is encoded by the coding sequence ATATATGCATCAAAGAGAGCTCGGAATGCGAATAGGGGATCTTTTCGGCAGCATCGAAATAGTTGCCTAGGATCTCGAGGAGGGAGCAGAATGGCGGTACTTCCTGTCGCCCCGGTTGCCAGGCTGATAAGAATGGCCGGGGCCAAGAGGGTGAGCGAGGACGCAAGCATCGAGCTTGCTGCGATTCTGGAGAACTACGGCATCGAGATAGCGAAAGAGGCGATAGACTGGGCCAATCATGCGAAGAGGAAGACTGTGAGGGCTGAAGATATAAAAGAAGCCGCAAAGCGGGTGAGACCTGTAAAGCAGGGAGAATAA
- the gatE gene encoding Glu-tRNA(Gln) amidotransferase subunit GatE, with translation MDYRALGLVCGIEIHQQLDTRCKLFCRCPTLHREVEDSNFEFFRYLRPARSELGEIDRAALEETLVSRRFIYKSYDTTCLVEADEEPPRELNREALEIALVIARLLRMRIVDEIHTMRKTVIDGSNTSGFQRTAFIASSGSIDTSCGPVGIGILCLEEEAARIIEDRGDEVVYSLDRLGIPLVEIGTAPDIVSPQHAREVAQHIGMILRSTGRVKRGLGTIRQDVNVSIAGGARVEIKGVQELNLIERIVELEVLRQVRLLEIRDELRRRGARVSGDIIDATDLFSNTRSKVIAKALKSGGVVLATRLDGFNELIGKEVQPGRRLGTELSDRAKRAGVGGIFHTDELPAYGITEEEVSSLRSLLSCGENDAVVMVAAPPDRARKAMDAVIERAREALVCVPEETRRALPDGTSEYMRPLPGSARMYPETDVPPVVVDKEMVEQLRLPELVVERAERYQREYGLSPEQARIMAASSNYQLFEEIVRAYSVQPSLVVRSLESTPVELARDGVPVYRLSERHFIGCFELLSQNRIAKEGIPALLKAMAENPDADPEVAARAAGLMSLGASEVERIVHEIVSAKIDLVRERGERAIGPLMGLAMEQLRGRADGAAVSALIKKEINAILGKSV, from the coding sequence ATGGACTACCGCGCGCTCGGTCTTGTCTGCGGCATAGAGATTCATCAGCAGCTTGACACAAGATGCAAGCTCTTCTGCCGCTGCCCCACTCTGCACAGAGAGGTTGAGGACTCGAACTTCGAGTTCTTCAGGTACCTCAGGCCTGCGAGGAGCGAGCTCGGGGAGATCGACAGGGCGGCCCTTGAGGAGACTCTTGTGTCGAGGAGGTTCATATACAAATCCTACGATACAACCTGTCTGGTGGAGGCTGATGAGGAGCCCCCAAGGGAGCTCAACCGGGAGGCGCTCGAGATCGCCCTGGTGATCGCACGCCTTCTCAGGATGCGCATAGTCGATGAGATCCACACTATGCGCAAGACCGTGATAGATGGCTCGAACACCTCTGGGTTCCAGAGAACCGCATTCATCGCGTCCAGTGGATCCATAGACACATCATGCGGGCCTGTGGGCATAGGCATACTCTGTCTGGAGGAGGAGGCCGCCAGGATAATCGAGGACCGCGGCGATGAGGTGGTCTACTCCCTCGACAGGCTTGGCATCCCGCTCGTCGAGATCGGGACAGCTCCTGATATAGTATCCCCACAGCACGCCAGAGAGGTGGCCCAGCACATCGGCATGATACTCCGATCCACAGGGAGGGTCAAGCGCGGCCTCGGCACGATAAGGCAGGACGTGAATGTATCGATCGCCGGTGGCGCAAGGGTCGAGATCAAGGGCGTTCAGGAGCTGAACCTGATAGAGAGGATCGTCGAGCTTGAGGTCCTCCGTCAGGTCAGGCTGCTCGAGATAAGGGATGAGCTCCGGAGGAGGGGCGCCCGGGTATCTGGGGATATCATCGATGCAACAGATCTCTTCTCAAACACGCGCTCGAAGGTCATCGCAAAAGCGCTCAAGAGCGGCGGCGTTGTTCTCGCCACAAGGCTTGATGGCTTCAACGAGCTGATCGGAAAGGAGGTGCAGCCAGGAAGGCGCCTCGGCACAGAGCTCTCAGACAGGGCGAAGCGCGCAGGCGTCGGTGGCATATTCCACACTGACGAGCTGCCGGCATATGGAATAACAGAAGAGGAGGTATCATCGCTCAGGAGCCTGCTGAGCTGCGGGGAGAACGATGCTGTGGTGATGGTTGCAGCGCCTCCTGATAGGGCGAGGAAGGCGATGGATGCTGTGATCGAGCGCGCCCGCGAGGCTCTTGTGTGTGTGCCTGAGGAGACCAGGAGAGCGCTTCCTGATGGCACATCTGAGTACATGCGCCCGCTTCCAGGATCGGCGAGGATGTACCCTGAGACGGATGTACCGCCTGTCGTTGTAGATAAAGAGATGGTTGAGCAGCTGAGGCTTCCAGAGCTTGTTGTGGAGAGGGCTGAGAGGTACCAGAGGGAGTACGGGCTGAGCCCGGAGCAGGCCAGGATAATGGCGGCCTCATCAAACTACCAGCTCTTCGAGGAGATCGTGCGGGCATACAGCGTGCAGCCATCGCTAGTTGTGAGATCTCTCGAGTCCACGCCTGTTGAGCTAGCGAGGGATGGCGTGCCCGTTTACAGGCTCAGCGAGAGGCATTTCATTGGCTGCTTCGAGCTGCTCTCGCAGAACAGGATCGCAAAGGAGGGCATACCGGCGCTCCTCAAGGCCATGGCCGAGAACCCTGATGCTGATCCGGAGGTGGCAGCGCGGGCAGCAGGTCTCATGAGCCTGGGCGCATCAGAGGTCGAGAGGATCGTTCATGAGATCGTCTCCGCAAAGATCGATCTCGTCAGGGAGAGGGGCGAGCGTGCGATCGGGCCTCTCATGGGGCTCGCGATGGAGCAGCTGAGGGGCAGGGCTGATGGCGCGGCTGTGAGCGCTCTTATAAAGAAGGAGATAAACGCGATTCTCGGGAAGTCTGTCTGA
- a CDS encoding cytochrome c biogenesis CcdA family protein, with translation MLVPALAIFLCVHTAACEDVLILTAPGCAKCAAAHRVLNDVLSSHNDVQIQEYTYTSEDGRRIIKEFRVKDIPSIIIGSSVIGYRDYDGNESMLRELIISALEGGAPTSTSETPYPSELFESITPSTALTVLIAGLLAGFNPCLLAILAFLATTVLSSSGRRRDLLSMILFFSLGILSVYLIFGMGLFRMMQDSDTASMLRLVLSALLILLGMLQLEDARRLGSSGRSLFRTDWILRYFQAAADTRSLAAYFLLGMLFSMVKAPCVGAVYVAIISIIYTKGYASSAVLYLILYNLGVVLPVMLLGGAIALGMQPEMVERFRHEHRVAIRIITGVTLIALAPLIYLEMI, from the coding sequence ATGCTGGTTCCAGCCCTCGCTATATTCCTCTGCGTGCATACAGCTGCATGCGAGGACGTTCTGATCCTGACAGCTCCCGGATGCGCAAAATGCGCTGCAGCCCACAGGGTGCTGAACGATGTGCTCTCCAGTCACAATGACGTCCAGATCCAGGAGTACACATACACCAGTGAGGATGGACGCAGGATCATAAAAGAGTTCAGGGTCAAGGACATACCGTCGATAATAATCGGCAGCTCTGTTATAGGATACAGGGATTACGACGGCAATGAGAGCATGCTGAGGGAGCTCATAATCTCAGCCCTCGAGGGCGGAGCTCCCACAAGCACATCTGAGACCCCATACCCATCGGAGCTATTTGAGAGCATCACCCCATCCACAGCGCTTACGGTCCTGATCGCCGGTCTTCTTGCTGGGTTCAACCCATGCCTCCTCGCCATACTCGCGTTCCTTGCGACCACAGTTCTGTCAAGCTCGGGGCGCAGAAGGGATCTGCTCTCAATGATCCTGTTCTTCTCCCTGGGCATACTCTCTGTGTACCTGATATTCGGCATGGGTCTCTTCAGGATGATGCAGGACAGCGATACAGCCTCGATGCTCAGGCTGGTGCTGAGCGCGCTTCTGATCCTCCTCGGGATGCTCCAGCTCGAGGACGCAAGGCGCCTTGGCTCGAGCGGCCGCTCTCTGTTCAGAACAGACTGGATACTGAGGTACTTCCAGGCCGCAGCTGACACTCGGAGCCTCGCAGCATATTTCCTGCTGGGAATGCTCTTCTCCATGGTCAAGGCTCCATGCGTTGGAGCGGTTTACGTGGCGATCATCAGCATAATCTACACAAAGGGCTACGCATCATCAGCGGTCCTGTACCTCATTCTGTACAACCTCGGCGTTGTCCTCCCCGTGATGCTGCTTGGGGGAGCCATCGCCCTCGGCATGCAGCCCGAGATGGTCGAGCGCTTCAGGCACGAGCATCGCGTTGCCATCCGGATAATCACCGGAGTGACACTGATCGCCCTCGCTCCGCTGATATACTTGGAGATGATATGA
- a CDS encoding permease, with product MHIIYAALSAGLESLLEYLSAHVLTCLIPAFFIAGAISALLKKDIILKYFGADAPRWLCYPVAAISGTVLAVCSCTILPMFAGIERKGAGIGPATAFLFSGPAINLMAIVLTARVLGLDIGVARALAAVAMAVLIGLIMSFLFPADERCPSGNPSSKDGSVSRTTLFFIGVLIAILLVATSSAVSAEQKTAILSALILVAAYTMWRYYTPLERRAFLGETWWLAKRIFPLLLAGTFVVGVIGYFLPMDMIRMLMGSNSFISCLTASIIGAVLYMPTLLEVPIVGTLFGYSSGVTAPGPALALLLAGPSLSLPNMIVIARVIGPRRAGTYITLVVMISTLIGMLYGALVS from the coding sequence TTGCATATAATTTACGCAGCTCTGAGCGCGGGTCTTGAGAGCCTTCTAGAATATCTATCGGCGCATGTGCTGACATGCCTGATTCCGGCTTTCTTCATAGCTGGAGCAATATCCGCGCTCCTGAAGAAGGACATAATCCTGAAGTACTTCGGCGCAGACGCCCCCAGATGGCTGTGCTATCCGGTCGCAGCGATCTCCGGCACCGTGCTTGCAGTATGCAGCTGTACAATACTGCCGATGTTCGCAGGAATAGAGCGGAAGGGCGCTGGAATAGGCCCTGCAACTGCGTTTCTGTTCTCTGGCCCGGCCATCAACCTGATGGCGATAGTGCTGACCGCAAGGGTTCTGGGCCTGGATATAGGGGTTGCAAGAGCCTTAGCGGCTGTGGCGATGGCAGTGCTCATAGGGCTCATAATGTCGTTTTTGTTTCCAGCAGATGAGAGATGCCCCTCCGGAAATCCCAGCTCAAAGGACGGCTCTGTGAGCAGGACCACGCTCTTCTTCATAGGAGTGCTCATCGCAATACTTCTTGTAGCGACATCGAGCGCAGTAAGTGCGGAGCAGAAGACAGCGATCCTCTCAGCGCTGATACTTGTAGCTGCATACACCATGTGGAGGTACTACACACCGCTGGAGAGGCGTGCGTTCCTCGGCGAGACCTGGTGGCTTGCTAAGAGAATATTCCCACTGCTTCTTGCGGGTACGTTCGTGGTGGGCGTGATCGGATACTTCCTACCAATGGATATGATAAGAATGCTCATGGGATCGAACAGCTTTATATCGTGCCTCACCGCCTCCATCATAGGCGCCGTGCTCTACATGCCGACACTGCTCGAGGTCCCCATAGTCGGAACGCTCTTCGGTTACAGCTCGGGCGTCACCGCCCCGGGCCCTGCGCTGGCGCTTCTTCTCGCCGGCCCATCGCTGAGCCTCCCGAACATGATAGTGATCGCGAGGGTCATAGGTCCGAGAAGGGCCGGAACATACATCACGCTAGTAGTGATGATATCGACGCTCATCGGCATGCTCTATGGGGCGCTGGTCTCCTGA
- a CDS encoding metalloregulator ArsR/SmtB family transcription factor, which translates to MLSVPRLDMQVRIFAALADPIRIKIILLLSRGDMCVCEMLPAFERSQSTISKHLSILYNAGLLDRRVEGNRTIYGIKNRKVLELLETADAIAIEHLSSLVETGGD; encoded by the coding sequence ATGCTCTCTGTTCCAAGGCTGGACATGCAGGTCCGCATATTCGCCGCGCTCGCTGATCCGATCAGGATAAAAATCATCCTCCTCCTCTCGAGAGGGGATATGTGCGTGTGCGAGATGCTTCCTGCATTTGAGAGATCGCAGTCCACGATATCGAAGCACCTGAGCATTCTGTACAACGCGGGGCTTCTCGATCGCAGGGTCGAGGGAAACAGGACGATCTACGGCATAAAGAACAGAAAGGTCCTGGAGCTTCTCGAGACCGCAGATGCGATAGCTATTGAGCATCTCTCCAGTCTCGTGGAAACAGGTGGTGATTGA